In Sulfurimonas sp. hsl 1-7, the genomic window AGTTTTTACATTTTATCATTTGACCAATAAGGAGAAGATACCTAAACAGTTAAATACTGCACTAAGTGCGATCATAATTATCTTTTTTTATTGGACTGAGATACCAATGAAGCTGCTAAACCTTTAGTATCATCATTGTATTTATTACTTTTCATTACATCAGATGCTTTTGTTTCCATAGCTTTACCTGTTTCTTTGTTGGTATTAGATTGAGACAAAGCTGATGCTGCTAAACTTTTTGCTGTTTTTGATGATTTTGGATCTCTCAAAACCTTTGAAGCCTTTGAAGCCATTTTTTTTGATGTTTGTTTTTTGTTCATAATATTATCCTTATCAGTTAACAAATTGCCTTTTAAAACTTACTAAGAGACGGTCTTACTAAATTCTATTTATGTTCAAGCAAAATATTTGCACCTTGACATTTGCAACTGTGATTCATATCACGTTTAGTATTGCTGATTTGGCTTATAAATTTCCAACCGTCATTAATAGCATCTTGCAAAGAGCGATATCCTGTATTTGCCTCATTTGCTTCTATACAAATATTGGCACAAGTACTTTCAGTACCGCTATAAGCCCATGAGTCATAAAATGTCATCATAAATTGACCGTTACGATCCCTTAGTTTTTGAATCAATATTTCTTTCTCTTTTAAAGCCTGTTTTTCTGCTAATTTTTTAAGTTGTTGTTCATTTGCTAGTTGCATACGGTAATCCTGTTTCTGCTGCTCTAGCATTGCTAAACGATCATTAAACGCTTTTTTTGTAGTTACAGAGTAATCAAAATATCCAGATTTCTCATTTTTTCCATACATAAAGTATATAGGCTTATTGTCTACAAAACAGGCTTTTCTGTAAGGTACGTTTATAAAATCAAAATCAAAATCCTTCTCGATACCCGATTTCGCTTTACATAGAATTGGTGCAAAATAATACGTTTGGCCAAATTCATATTGATATTTCTTCTCTCTAACTTTGTCGAACTTAGATAAACCTCTTTTTTTCTCCAATATCCCTGAAAAAGTATCTAGTGACATATTAGCCCATTTATTTGTATCATCTTGAGCAGGAAAAGGTGTCCCACTACATCCATTCATTAAAATAGTAAATCCTAATATACCTATAGATAATCCATGTTTTAATTTTATAAACACTACTACTCCTTCTAATTAAATTTTTTCAATTTATAAAAACAATATTATGTTATTATGTTAAAAATAAACATAAAAAGGGCTTAGTATGAAAGCTATTATTACTATTTTGTTTACAACTTTACTTTTATTTGCTGAAAATACTCAGAAATGCAATATCCAAGGTAATGTAGTTGAGAAACAACAGATAAGTAAAGATACTAAATTTGATGAAGTTAAACAAAGAGGATGCTGTTCTTGGCATGGTGGTATAAGTGGATGCTCGAATGGTAGAGTAGTTTGTAATGATGGTACTTATAGTCCATCTTGTACCTGTGTTATTCCATTTAGTCCACTGGGATAATAACTTTAAATAAAATTTTCTAAGAATTTTAATTATTTTAATATTATTAAGTAAGGAATAAACATGTCAAAATCTGTATCACCTACATACTATGTACTATTAACAGTCAGTACATGCCCTGTTGCAGTTCCACTACAAGATTATTGTAGAAAATACCCAGAGGATCCAGAATTCATCAAAGAAAACTGGAAACTTATACAACAAAGTGGGGACCAAGATAATGAAAAAATTATACTTTGTAGTAAACCAGAAGAATGGTCATGTCTAAATAGATAATAATACAACAAAGAAACTCTAAAGTGGTATCGCTAAATGCGACACCCTGAACATTCCTATGCTTTTAACAATATCTCAAGATGTATAGTCACAAAATGTTACCACAAAATATTTATTACATAGTGAACTATACAACTATACGCGCAAATCTGAAAAAAGGATTATCTTGATTTATAAAGATTTTATTGATTTTTACTTTTGAATCAGACGTGAAGACATGGACAATATTCTGATGATGTTGAAATTCTCCCCGCAGTAGTCCAAAGAGCCAATCTCGTTCTTGTAATAATAAAATATCTGTAAAGTTATCCATCCAGATCACTATATTCTCTTGTTTATCTTCCGTTTTAGTAATAAATTCTAAAGCTTCAGATACCGCATAATAATCGTCTTTAGGTAGTTTTACATCTAAAGTATTGTCAAACAGTTGTTTATATTGTTCCAATAATTGTTTAGCTAAGTCTCGAGCATTATGAATATTTTTAAAATCTATATAAATCACTTTTTCTTTTATATTGAGTTTAGTCTTATACTCATTGAGGAATTTATTATTATCTATATTATCTTCAATAAGAACGATACTTTGTCTACAATTTTCAATGTAAAAATCGAGTTCTTTACATTTTTTTTCTAGAGCGAACGACATATATAACTACTCCTCTTTGCAATGGTATTTTAAACAAATAATACACATAAATTATATCATTACAACTAAGAAAGGTATTTATGTCATTACTGTTATTGTGCTATAATTACAAAAAGAGAGTATATCAATTATGACAAGTAGCAATAAAGATTCTGCTTCAGTATCATGCCCTATCAATAGTAATATCTCAAAGATGAATGCTGCACTAAAAAGAATGCCTATTGAAAATAAAATCCCTGAAAGTGCTATTGCTGCTATGAAATCTTTAGCCGAGAGTAATAAAAAATATCTTCGCAATCACTAAGCTGATTGAATCTTTTACAGAAATATAGTAATTTAAAATATGCTTTCTTGTTCGATATAAAATCTATCGATCATATTACCCACTCTATTCTCAGTACTAACTTTCCCAAAATAAACTAATTCATTTTCATTAATTACTTGATAAATATAATACTTGGTACCTATCATTGCTAATCCATACAGTTCTTTTTTATAACTGATTAGTAGAAGATTTCTACCTGTATGCAATAAAGCGTACTCTTTGGTTAATTCTTCTTCTCTATACTTAATTTGAGCCTTATAATAGTTTTTCATCGTATTTATTGTTCTAACATCATCTTTGGATAAAACATGACTACTGATTCCCAAGTTATCTAATAAATCTATCTCTTGTACTACTATCTTCTCATAAAGTGCTTCTTTATGTATTGCAATATTGTAAGAATCTTTTTCCGATATCTGTAGATTTGCTATTATTGCCCTTCTTGCTCGTTCTACTTTAGCTCTTTTTTGTTCAAGGTCCCCTTGAATATAAAATTGTTTTTTGGCTTCAATTGTATTGTCTATAATCCTTTTAAAAAGCCTACGTCCTCTTTCTAGTCTTTCATGCCACTTTATACTTTTAAAGTCCACAAGTGATATTCGTAGAGCCTCTTTCAAAAGTTTGTCTATCTCTTTATCAACTATCTTCTTGTTTCTTCTATCTTCAAAATAGAGCATACACTTTTTAAATCCTAAAACAGAGAAAATCATTGCATCATACTTTGCACCAAGCCAAGAATATTTTCCCCCAGAACCTTTAACATATTCCATGGCATTTAAAATGTCCCTATCAAGAGAAAGTTCAAAATGTTTTTCTAAACAAGAAGATCCAACAGATATCTTAGAATGATTAAATTTGTTTTCTATTACATATCTATTAGTTAAATTGGTTTTTCCACATATACAAGCTGTAGTGTTTTTATCGTGATATTCCATACCAGATAATTCCCATTCTGAAATATTAAAAATATGGCTTTCACAAAGAAGAGATACTCTATCAATAAGGGTGTCATTCTGGTTTTTTGTTCTTTTATGAGACAAATCAATAAAACCAGCATTGTAAATTTTTTCTATTTTATCTTTCGGGATATTTTCATAGATAGCATTGGCAATAAGAATATAATTTTGTTTGTGAGATGTCAACAACTTTCCCATACAATATAATTGTTCTACAAACAATTATATTATGATAAAGTAAAAATCATAATTAATACATTTTACTTTGAGAATATAAAATTAATTATGATTGTTAGCAACATTGTTCTTATTTTTGTAGTTGTATTTACCATCACAATGTTATTCAAACTGATTAAAAAATTTTGAGTGTTATCATTGAAAATAACTTATTTTAGGCATGTCATTTTCAAATTGTAAAATTTTTACTTATTTATATGACTTTTTAAGGATAAATTTGATATAATTGGAGCAATTTATAAATCAATGCTGGAACATTGTTTTATAAAAATAAAATGAATAAAAGGTACATAATGAAAACATTACGTTTTATTTTTGATGCGTTATTGTATATAAATATAAATTAAACACTACTTAAAGTGTTTTATTAATATACAAACGTATTATAGATGTCGTTTTCTGAAAGTACCGAAAGGTAATACATGACAAAAAGAATGTCATACATAAACATGGATAATATCCATTGGGAAGTTATAGTTGCTCTAACTGACAAGTTAAAGCTTTCAGATTCTAAGTATGCTGATGCTGAAAAGAAATACAATGCTGTTAGTAAATGGCTTCATGATTCAGACAATGAGATTTTTAAAGATTCAACGATATATCCTCAAGGCTCTGTAAGACTTGGTACAACTGTTAAACCTTATGGTGCTAACGAACATGATATTGATCTGGTTGTTCATCTACCAAAAGTTAATAAGTATTATTCTTCTGAATATATACATGAATTGATAGGTGACAGACTCAAAGACCATGATACTTATTCTTCAATGTTAAAACCTCTTAAAAGAGGCTGGAGATTAAACTATGCTGGGGACTTTCACTTAGACATCACTCCAGCTATCCCTGATGGTGAATGTAACAATCATTGTCCAATCAACAAACACTATGCAGAGTTTGTTCCTGATTCAGCACTAAGAGATTGGAAGTCTTCAAATCCAAGAGGCTATGCAGAGTGGTTTCATAAAATAGATGAAAAAATGCCAAAGTTTACAACAGATAGTAAAAACTTTGTAGCAACGTTTGAGTCTAGAACTATTGAGGATATACCAAACCAACACAACTTTAAAGGTGTTTTAAAAAGAACTGTGCAGCTTCTTAAAAGACACAGGGACATTTTCTTTAATGAGAAACATATCACATTAAAAGAATATTCACCTATATCAATTTTGATAACGACACTTGCTGCACAAGCATATGAAGATATCTTACAAACTCAAGAGTTATTTGATCCTGTTGTTCTACTAAAAAAAATCATATCAGATATGAAGAAATTTAGGCCAAATGAAAATGGTTTTTACTATTTAGCTAATCCGACAAATCTAAAAGAAAACTTTGCTGAGAAATGGAATAATAGCTCATTATATTCCTATTCTTTTTCTTTATGGATAGAAGCAGTATATAATGATATTGAAGTTATATTAACTTCTAATGGACTCGATATAACTGGAAAAGCTATCAATGATGCTTTTGGTGGAAAATATGGTGAACAGGTTATAGATTCTCTTACCTCTTCAATAGACCAAAGTAGAGAAACTGGTCTTATATCAGGGGTTTTTACTTTAAATGAAATGGCTAAACCTAAAGTTGAAAAAAATACTTTTTTCGGAGCATAGGTATGAGAAAGCAGATTTCTGACGAACAAAGAAGATACGCCCAATATTATAATGCATTGCACTATAATGGGGCCATCCCAATATTTGATAAAATTGTTAAAAAATTTAATGATGGTTTTTGGATGGAGTTTTCACTAAAGCCGACTAAACTAAGTAGAACATACAAAATTGTTTTGATATACATTAATGGATATATGCCTTATAGCTATGTGATATCACCCAATTTAGTCAAAATCTCTCATGATAGGACTGTTCCTCATCTCTATAATCAGGAAACTCAAAGCTTGTGTTTAACTCATCCCAGTCTATGTGAATGGAATAAAAATAAACTTATTGTAGATACATATATACCTTGGATCGCTCATTGGCTATACTACTATGAAGTGTGGCTTCTAAGTGATCAATGGGAAGGTGGTGGTATCCACCCTGGTGATGAAATAGATACCGAATTGAAAAAACTTGCCAAAAAACAAGAAAGTAAAAAACAAAAAAAAGTCTCTAAAGACAAAGTGCAATCTCCATTAAAAATTGCCAACAAAATATATTCAAAGCGTAAAGAACTCGATGAACACCTCCATAAAGACTCAATGGAGGTAGCTATTAATGAATAAATTTCTCAATTTTTTTATAAAAATATATGAAATATGGCAATCAGGAAAAGCAGGTAAAATTGGCACCTCTTTACTTGGTTTTGGAATGATACTTGTTGCTTCTGGAGCTTCTTTTACATTCATTATTGGTTATTCAGATCAAAAAAGAAATGTAAATGCAGCTGTCTCTTCATCTCAAAACCCTGATATGGTTTTATATAGCATAGGTATTCTACTTATAATAATTGGTGCACTAATATTGATAGATACATACAGGAGGCTAATAGCTAACAGAACTGTTATTTATTTTGGAAATCTATTAAAACAGGGAGATTCTGATATCCCTTACTATGCTATGGAAAAAAATGATCAACTTAATGTCACTCCTATTAAACTAGGACTGATTGATTCCTATAAGAAAACAGAAGTTATTGAAGAATATAAACACCTATGTAGATTATTCAAAGACAGAACTGATCATATTGATGCTAAAAAGGTCTATATAGCATCTCTTGCAAGTACCCCATATCTTTATCTTTTAGGTACCTTATTCCGTAATGGGCACATTCAGAATGAGATACTGGATTACAATCGAGACCTGGATAAGTGGTATAGGTTAGACACTATAGGAAATAACTTAAGCAACTGTTTAATGTATGAAGATAACTTTACAACAGTAAATGACAAACTCAACTATCTTTGCAATAGTAATTTTGAATCCATTGGTATAGCTCTATCATATACTTTTCCAATCGATAAAACATCGATTCCACCAGCTCTTCGGGATAAGACAATATTTTTAACTCATGGATTAGGATTTGGTAATGATAAAATTAATAACAAGGCAGCACAAGCTTCTCTTTTGAATGAATTAACAGTATACATAGACAAGCTAAAATCATTTAACAAAAATATTCATTTATTTGTATCTGCACAAGCATCGTTCAATGTTAACCTTGGAAAAAGATATCAAGATAATACTATGGATGAAGTAAAAATATACAACTTCAATGGTTCGTTAAGAGAATACGATTGGTTTATTAGTTTTAATTCTGGGATAGTAAAATAAAAGGATAAAATTTTGAAAATAGTACATAGTTTATATAACTTCTATCATGCTCAATTAAAAAAAAGAAAATCGTTAAAAATACTTAGCGACATGAAAGAACATCAACTAAAAAACTATGCCCTATATTGTGAGAACCCTTTTACAATTATTCAATCAGAAAAAATTTTTGATTACTCATTTAAAGATCTAAACTATAGTACGAACAAAACAGTGATACAACATAGAACTAATTACATTCGGGCACAGTCAATTATAAAAACTCAACTCATGTATGGTACTGATGCTAATCAAGGTGCACACTTTGAACATCTAAAGGGAAGCCTTAATCATGCTGACCGTTCCAGTGTAATTATTTTTTTTGAATGGAAAGGTGAGCAAAACAATGTACCATCTTTTCATAAAGCTAAAAAGGATATTTTATTTCATGTAAGTGTATACGACCATACTCCAATAGGAGAAAAAGGTGTAGGCTATTGGGAATCAAGAATATATCCATATACATCAGATGGTCTCACAATAATAGGATTAGCTTCAGAAAATGAACCTAAAAATCTTTTACTATTTAAGAATCCTATCAAAGTTTCAATTGTAACAGAAGATGAATTTTTCTCTAGACATAGATTTAACAAGTATATTCATTAGAGATTTATAAATTGTTTAATTAACTTTTTATAAGTGAGCAGAGGTCTATTTTAAGTTCATTAGCTATTCTATATAATTGTTCAAGACTGAAATGTTTATTCTCTATACATTTTTCAGCTTTACTCACTACAGAAACAGACGTATACCCAAGTCTTTGTGATAATTCTAATTGTGTAATCCCTTTTTCTTCTCTAGCTTTTTTAACATTAAAACCTATTTGTTTATGAAATGCTATTAAAGAAGTATCTGTAATTTTTTGAGGCATAAATCACCCTAGTGAATTTTTGCTTAAGTTTAATTTGTTAAAATTTTTCTATCAACTCACTAGGGTGAAGTAAAATGTTTTTAAAAAAGAAAATGATTGATATGAATGAATATTCTCAAAAAGAATTACAGGTTTTAGTGGATAATTATATTAAAGAATATCATGGGAATAGACATAAAAATAAAATTTTTAAAGAACTGAATAAAGTTGATGATTATTTAGTACAGATGAGAAATGCTGGGTTAAGTTTAGAAAAAATTAGAGAATTTTTGATTGAATTTTATAATTATAAAGTAGGTATGAACACTATTTCTGATTATTTTAAAACTTTTCACCCAATAAACTCTCAATAATTCTTTTATACCTTTATAAGAGAATATTCTTTTAAAAAGTCATTTAGTAGTTTTTGCTCTTTTGTATATAAAGCTGACATTTCAGCATTATAACTATGAATATCATCTCTATTGATCTCACTCATAAAATCTTCGTCGTGATCTGCTAAATAATCAAATACTGTATACATAGCATTAAAAACTGTTTTTTCAACATTATGTTGATATTCTTCTTTTATAATTGAATTCATCACTCTGGGAAAATCATTTAATATTGAGTATGCTCTAAAGAAGTGTGTAGGATAATCTTTAGTTTTAATATCAAAAAATCCAAACTTATAATGAGTTAAATATATAATATATACAATTAACTTTATTAAACTTTCGAATGTTTGTAACTCATCCTTTTTTTTATCAATGACAAATTTAAGTAATAAGTCCCATAAAGATTTCGCTAAAAAAACACTTGAATATCGATCTGCATTTAATTCTAATAAATGTCGAAATACATCTGGTTTATCTTTCAATCCACTCGGTAGTTCACACATAGAGAAGAAAGTAATTGGCGATTTTTCATCTATAGTAGCATTATATGAAAATTCTAAATGTCCATCTATTATATGACCATATTCATGGCCACCAAAATAGTAAATTGTAAATAAAATCCAAAATGCCATAATATCATTTTTATCTCCAAGATATTGTAACTCTTCTTCTAAAAAGTCTATATCCCATCCACATGTTTCCATGGCAAACTGAATTAAACCACGGTTTAAAAGAATAACATACTCAGAATCATCTAATTTTCTCGAATGTGCATTAATATCATTATCTTCTACAACAAAGATTTGTATATTTATATTTTTGAACAAAGAACTTTTTAATAAGTTTTCTCTAATATATTTTAAACATCTAGAGTATGTCTCTATTTCAAAATCTTCTGAATAAATATCTTCTTCTATTGACTCTCCATGTATTACAAATAGTGTCCGAAGCTTATTAGTCATTTATAGTTCATCCTGCATTCAAAATATGAATTCGTTTTTTAATAAATTGAATCCATATAAAATTTCAGAAAGTTTATAGTCAACTTGATTAAGATATATTGAAAACGAACATTACTTTAATTTGTTCACAAATTCTGGTAACAAATTTTTATTTTTATACTCTTGATAAGTATCCATCAAATAATCTATAGCTTTTTCATTATCACTTATTATCTCATTTAGTTCATCATACTGTATCTTACTTGCATATTGTATGGCTTTAATAGTTAACATTTTCATGGCGTATTGGTCTTGTTCAACCCCTAACTGTCTTGCATCATATACATTTTCTAAATAAGCTAGATTAGAATCTAACTGATTCGATGTAAATACCCTTTCATCTATTAAACTTTTTTTCGACTTGCAATTCTCTTCAACTTTATTAATAATTTCATGCCAACCCATAATTTCTTCTACAAGCATTTCAATATTAGCTACTCTTGCACTATTTGAATAGTTTTTAGCTTTCTCTTCTTCTAATTCTTTACTCTCTCTATAGAATCTTGCAAATGCTAAATTAGCTTGATGTGCAACTCCTTTAGCAAATATCTCGCCTGTAATCAAATGGGGGCACAAACTACATTTATTTTCTCGTCCTGGTGGACATTCTACAGCTGGGCAAATTCCATGTATCATTGGCTTATAAAAAAGTGGGTCTTTAGTTAAGGCTATCATTGTTCCTAATTCATAATCTTTTGAGTCTGTTGAATTTCTATGAAGTGAAAATAGTTTATGCTCTTTTAGTACTTGTTCTAACTTGCTACTGTCATTTTCATCATATGCTTGGGATAATTCATCTTTTGCATAACTATTTAATTTATCTACAGATGATTTAAGCTTTTTTTCTAAAGACTTCTTCTCTAATTTAATATAAACTCTTATCATAGTATTAACATCTGTATGTCCACTTAATAAAGATACTAAATGCAATGAAAAACCTGCATCAATATACCTAGTGATTCCTGTAACTCGAATACTATGAATATCATATGCTACTCTAATTTTTTGTTTCATATACTCATCAGAAACTTTATCTATTTCCTCATAAGTTGTAAAAAAATTCTTTCTGGCTTTATTTTTTTCACCATCTCGCAACCAAGCTACTTTGGGTAAATACTCAATTTCACCTTTTTCATATTTTTGATTCAATTCCATTTGATAAATACATAATACTTTTTTGTGATAGGATGCGTGAACCCCTTTGTCCATAGGTCTATTGGAACCATGTAATAGCATCAAGGGTATAATATTTTCCCAAGGTGTATTTTTATCTCGGTTATATACTACAGGTTTTAAATGTGGGAAGTACTCCTTATGCCATTTTAAAAAAGGCTCAAAAATATTAAGGTCTTCCCATACATTAGGTATCTCTTGTAATTGTTTACGGTTTACATTTTTATCTGTATTAATCACAAAAGATTGTATATGCCCATAATGATCGTAAACAAAAGATTTGTCTCTACATAAATTCCGAATTTGAGCACCTCTTAAAGGTATAAATAGGTGCATTAAATACATAATTGGTAACACAGGATAGACATTCTTATGTGGCCACCAACTTAAATCAGCTTTTTCTGGATCCCAATATGAATTTCTCTGTGGAGGTCTATCTTTAACTATCTCAACTAATGCTTTTAACATATCTTCAGGCATTGCATTTCGAAAAGATTTCGTATTTTGCATGCTTTTTATTTTTGGAGTATTTTTCTTTGCTTTTTTTGTATAGATATGTAAATATTCTAAGAATCTAGCTGTTAATGATATTATGTCAGCTTTTGTACTGTTAGCAACTGATAATGACTCTACATAATTTTTAATGTAATTTTTATTTTGAAAATCGAAAATTATATCTACCAACTCTTCATCTAATTCTTCATATGGATAATATCTAATTAGATATTTTAAAAAGTGTGAAAAACAGGTTACATATACTTTTATAGTAGCAATAGCTAGACCATCAACTTCGTACATATACTTCATAAATTCTTGAGCATTTATTTTCGTTTGGACTAAACTAGGATATGTCTCATAGCTAATAAAATCAAATAACTGATCATATTCCAATTCTATGACATCTGGAACATATTCATTTTTTTGCTGAATAAGTAGTTCTTGTGGATGAAGGATATCTTCTCTCCCCTGCTCTATTAGAAAATATCGAAGTTCTCTACTCATTTTTAAAGTGGCTTTTTTCTTACTGTCTGCACCTTGATAATATTTTGAAATAAAATCATATATATTTACGATTGATTCTTCTGAAACTGCATTTACGGAATTCCAACTTGTTGCTGTTATAAGATAAGACATAGTATTATATTTGTCTTTTTGGGAGAACTTCAGCTTTTTTTCGAGTAAATCAACTAACTCATTGTTCTGAATAAATGTATTCCAACCCTTTTTTCTAATATAGCCTTCAACATGAAATGTTGCAGGGAATAAAAGATGTTTTCTATCCCATTCATATATCAAAAATTTATCTATTATTTGAGAAATCGTATATTTATTAGTAAATTTTTGTTTAGTTTTTGTATACAAAAAATCAATGAAAAACTTGTAATCAGCTTTTGCCAAATATTGATATGTTTGGTCACTCAAATATTCTACGTCGAAAACTTTGAACTCATTATTTTTCATTCCTAAAAACTCTTGTAAAGGAACTTCTAAATGAAAAAACAGTTTACTACCTGGAGTATATTGTTCAACTGTCTTAAATTTCTTACCTATAAAATTTTGATTAAATGTACATAGGAATAAATCACAAAAATCCAGCCAATTATCTAAAAAATTTTCTACTGCATCTTTTCTAATAACAAAGTTATTTGAGCAGTTAACACTTGGTATATAATCTACATATTCAATCCCATAATTCACAGAGTATCCTTTACAATCCCCAGCTTGTGAAGTATCATTCCATCTAATAATAAAGTATCATATATCGATAGTTTTAAACTACTCGTATTACTATCGATATATGTTATATTTTCCAATAACAACGTGTTGACTATATCTTTTAGTGCATGCTTGAAGAGATGCCCCTCTTCATCAATATTTATACCTTGCAAAATAGTTTTTTGCTCCATAAATTCTTGTTCTTGATAATCTTGTTGTTTATCTTTTAAAATTTTGTTTTCATCTTTTAATAAACTATACTTAACTCTTAATGAAGCTAATTGAATTCTAATATCGGCTTCAGAATAATCTTTTAATGTAGTATGCGTGTTTATATTTTTATAATGTGAAGCTTCATCAACCAATCCTCTATAAATCTCATTTTTTGAAATTGCACTAGGTGTTAATCCTTTTTGCTTTTTGGATACATCTGCTAAATCGAATGTCACCCGTGATACTGAAGATTGATTTACAATTCCCCCTAAACCTTGAATATGTTTAATAGCATCTTTAATCAACTCAATAGATATCTCTTTTTGTGATTGTTGATATTTACTTGCATTACTCACTGTTCACCCTCACTCTCTATTTCTTTATTTGAAAAAACACTTTTTGCAGCCTTTGATAATTCTAGTTTAATGGTCTCACTTGTTACATTGAAATACCTCATTGTGGATGATAAAGCCCTATGTCCCATTGCTTCCTGTGTATATACTATAAGTGAATCATCATTGGTATTAATATAATGTTCGGCCATTACAACACCAAACATATGTCTCAAAGAGTGTAAATCTAATTTTTCTAATATTAAATACTTTGGATACTTTTTCAATAAAATTTTGATGTGTTTTTTGAATGATTTAGATATATTGCTTTTCCTCAACCTATTACCTGTATTAGTTATAAAGAAAAATGGATGCCTAGGTACTCTTCTATGTTCTTGAACATACTGTTTACTTTGATAATGCCGAAAAAAACTTTCAAAAAATATCTTTTTATATTTAACTGGGTCTAACCAATATAATGCGGAGTAATTAGTTGGTATTGGATATTTAAATTGTAGATCTGGTGCACAATGAGGCTTCGTTACAGTTGTATCTATTCTATATTCATCAAGTAACCATTTTCTTCTAGATTTACCATATATATCTTGCGTATCAGACTGTGGAGAAATCAACCAGACATCTTGATTTTCAAAGTCTATGTCATTTGTCGTTAGATTAAGGGTCTGTCCTATCCTTGCACTACAAATAGCACATAAAATATATATCATTTTTTCCCTATCACTAGCCAGTTCTAATAGCTCGTCAAAAAGTTCAAAAGGGAATGCTTTTATTTCAAAACTATCAACTATTTTATATGGCTTAACCAGATCCATTCTTGCACCAAAAGTCTCAAGGTAATTTTTTGACTTTTTTATTTGTATTCCAGAGAGAAAACTGTTTGCACTTTTATGTCTCTCATATAAATAGTTTATGTATTTTTCATTATATATAAGATCATTTTCTTCTGTAAATTGAAAATAAGATTTAATACCTGCTATTTCTTTATTTATGGTGGATTTTTTCTTTGGCTTTGAACTAGA contains:
- a CDS encoding nucleotidyltransferase domain-containing protein, which translates into the protein MTKRMSYINMDNIHWEVIVALTDKLKLSDSKYADAEKKYNAVSKWLHDSDNEIFKDSTIYPQGSVRLGTTVKPYGANEHDIDLVVHLPKVNKYYSSEYIHELIGDRLKDHDTYSSMLKPLKRGWRLNYAGDFHLDITPAIPDGECNNHCPINKHYAEFVPDSALRDWKSSNPRGYAEWFHKIDEKMPKFTTDSKNFVATFESRTIEDIPNQHNFKGVLKRTVQLLKRHRDIFFNEKHITLKEYSPISILITTLAAQAYEDILQTQELFDPVVLLKKIISDMKKFRPNENGFYYLANPTNLKENFAEKWNNSSLYSYSFSLWIEAVYNDIEVILTSNGLDITGKAINDAFGGKYGEQVIDSLTSSIDQSRETGLISGVFTLNEMAKPKVEKNTFFGA
- a CDS encoding SAVED domain-containing protein, which gives rise to MNKFLNFFIKIYEIWQSGKAGKIGTSLLGFGMILVASGASFTFIIGYSDQKRNVNAAVSSSQNPDMVLYSIGILLIIIGALILIDTYRRLIANRTVIYFGNLLKQGDSDIPYYAMEKNDQLNVTPIKLGLIDSYKKTEVIEEYKHLCRLFKDRTDHIDAKKVYIASLASTPYLYLLGTLFRNGHIQNEILDYNRDLDKWYRLDTIGNNLSNCLMYEDNFTTVNDKLNYLCNSNFESIGIALSYTFPIDKTSIPPALRDKTIFLTHGLGFGNDKINNKAAQASLLNELTVYIDKLKSFNKNIHLFVSAQASFNVNLGKRYQDNTMDEVKIYNFNGSLREYDWFISFNSGIVK
- a CDS encoding helix-turn-helix domain-containing protein, with protein sequence MPQKITDTSLIAFHKQIGFNVKKAREEKGITQLELSQRLGYTSVSVVSKAEKCIENKHFSLEQLYRIANELKIDLCSLIKS
- a CDS encoding tyrosine-type recombinase/integrase yields the protein MIDLMDSYEWSIWLKEIRNVTHNTISSFMSSMEKFWLYSLYVKPDNNDFKFYLANYRKSLLNGYEIQVKKFDTDFKDEIRVVVSSSKPKKKSTINKEIAGIKSYFQFTEENDLIYNEKYINYLYERHKSANSFLSGIQIKKSKNYLETFGARMDLVKPYKIVDSFEIKAFPFELFDELLELASDREKMIYILCAICSARIGQTLNLTTNDIDFENQDVWLISPQSDTQDIYGKSRRKWLLDEYRIDTTVTKPHCAPDLQFKYPIPTNYSALYWLDPVKYKKIFFESFFRHYQSKQYVQEHRRVPRHPFFFITNTGNRLRKSNISKSFKKHIKILLKKYPKYLILEKLDLHSLRHMFGVVMAEHYINTNDDSLIVYTQEAMGHRALSSTMRYFNVTSETIKLELSKAAKSVFSNKEIESEGEQ